In one Nicotiana tomentosiformis chromosome 6, ASM39032v3, whole genome shotgun sequence genomic region, the following are encoded:
- the LOC138894218 gene encoding uncharacterized protein, with amino-acid sequence MDRFAAEKEVARVQLSSVESQIRGMKEKSSAQAKKIEELKARLASKLAKAKSDAEKANAEAEAIVAVYRADAEAAQVQARKVAETAQTQAHWIAELAKCQSRREILEEIHARGFDLTDEIIKAREHEADAGTLASSDDDDDDDDGSKSGSENGEDLDGEEAAPEKN; translated from the coding sequence atggaccgctttgctgctgaAAAAGAGGTTGCTCGAGTCCAATTGTCATCGGTCGAAAGTCAGATTCGAGgaatgaaggagaagagctcagctcaggcaaagaaaatagaaGAGCTCAAGGCTCGGTTAGCTTCTaaacttgcaaaggccaaatctgatgCTGAAAAGGCAAATGCTGAGGCAGAGGCAatcgtggccgtctaccgggccgatgctgaagccgctcaagtccaagcgagaaAGGTAGCCGAGACTGCTCAAACTCaagcacattggattgctgaactcgccaaatgccaatctcggagggaaatcctcgaggagatccatgctcgaggtttcgatcttaccgacgagataataaaggctagagagcatgaagctgaTGCTGGAACATTGgcctcttccgatgatgatgatgatgatgatgatggcagcaagagcgggtccgagaatggggaggacctcgatggagaagaagctgcccctgagaaaaattag